In a single window of the Salvelinus namaycush isolate Seneca chromosome 6, SaNama_1.0, whole genome shotgun sequence genome:
- the LOC120050112 gene encoding uncharacterized protein LOC120050112 isoform X4, with protein sequence MQCQNPSENGPPLLLPSLRLFIPPLRLVSAAMWQVVQRGDVQDYGMLEEFVTTVTEIVPELLSCSQRAQLILGLRARMVLELCRTEQTADQDIQQHLDRIRSLISTGEAESGDAEVELSESNFVELVESLLKDPSERETFYQDVFPVEFGPKYDTAIQMLMLEFLSRLEKLLPIPDLEQTASLLNAVPSALEKCVQFVPDPIQLRTLLQYHRKLGRLDSIGLSFPLPALRLFIPPLRLFSAAMWQVAQRGDIMDYGKLEEFVTFVTETVPELLSFRQRTQLMLGLRAKLVLELCRTEQTAGLQIHLDRIHFHAARSHPGDADFCCAEAEASKSNFLALVQTLIQDPVEREHFFQEVFPVDYGPKYDSALQGLMWEFLSRLEQLLPVPDLKQTVSWLNAAPSVLEECVNSLSQPLQLKTLLQHHRELGYLDTNGKPLKKNKNPELVKEQLLPPLLATASSPLCLSLRYW encoded by the exons ATGCAATGTCAAAATCCCAGCGAAAATG GtccccctcttcttcttccctctctGCGTCTCTTCATTCCACCACTGCGGCTTGTCTCTGCAGCCATGTGGCAAGTGGTTCAGCGAGGAGACGTTCAAGATTATGGGATGCTGGAGGAGTTTGTCACCACGGTGACAGAGATTGTGCCAGAGCTTTTGAGTTGCAGTCAGAGGGCCCAACTCATTCTGGGGCTTCGAGCAAGG ATGGTTCTGGAGTTGTGTCGCACTGAGCAGACAGCAGACCAAGACATTCAGCAACACCTGGACAGGATCCGGAGCCTCATATCCACTGGGGAAGCAGAG TCAGGTGATGCAGAGGTGGAATTATCTGAATCAAACTTTGTGGAGCTGGTTGAATCTCTGCTGAAAGACCCAAGTGAAAGGGAGACCTTTTACCAG GACGTGTTCCCTGTGGAATTTGGGCCCAAGTATGACACTGCAATACAGATGCTGATGTTAGAATTCCTTTCCAGACTTGAGAAGTTACTTCCCATACCAGACCTTGAACAG ACTGCCTCCTTGTTAAATGCCGTCCCCTCTGCCCTGGAGAAATGTGTACAGTTTGTACCTGACCCCATACAATTGAGGACCCTGCTCCAATACCACAGAAAACTTGGGCGTTTGGACTCCATCG GGTTATCTTTTCCTCTACCTGCCCTGCGCCTGTTCATCCCACCGCTGCGGTTGTTTTCTGCAGCGATGTGGCAAGTGGCCCAACGAGGGGATATAATGGACTACGGGAAGCTGGAAGAGTTTGTGACATTTGTTACAGAGACGGTTCCAGAGCTGCTCAGTTTCAGACAGAGAACCCAGCTCATGTTGGGCTTACGAgcaaag TTGGTTTTGGAGTTGTGCCGCACGGAGCAGACAGCAGGACTTCAGATCCATCTGGACAGGATCCATTTCCACGCAGCAAGATCACATCCGGGGGATGCAGAC TTTTGTTGCGCAGAAGCGGAAGCCTCTAAATCAAATTTCCTTGCACTGGTACAAACTCTTATCCAAGACCCAGTTGAGAGGGAACATTTCTTCCAG GAAGTGTTTCCTGTAGACTATGGACCCAAGTATGACTCTGCTCTGCAAGGATTAATGTGGGAGTTTCTCTCCAGGCTGGAGCAGCTCCTTCCAGTACCAGACCTCAAACAG ACAGTGTCTTGGCTCAATGCTGCACCCTCTGTCTTGGAAGAGTGTGTCAACTCTCTATCTCAACCTCTGCAGTTGAAGACTCTACTGCAACATCATAGAGAACTAGGATATTTGGACACCAATGGTAAACcacttaaaaaaaacaaaaatccagaattAGTAAAGGAG CAACTTCTTCCTCCTCTGCTGGCGACTGCatcttctcctctctgtctctcactccggTACTGGTGA